A segment of the Pan paniscus chromosome 9, NHGRI_mPanPan1-v2.0_pri, whole genome shotgun sequence genome:
agttatttcttgccttctgctagcttttggatgtgtttgctcttgcttttctagttcttttaattgtgatgttagggtgtcaattttggatctttcctgctttctcttgtgggcatttagtgctataaatttccctctacacactgctttgaatgtgtcccagagattctggtatgttgtgtctttgttctcgttggtttcaaagaacatctttatttctgccttcatttcgttatgtacccagtagtctttcaggagcaggtttttcagtttccatgtagttgagtggttttgagtgagtttcttaatcctgagttctagtttgattgcactgtggtctgagagacagtttgttataatttctgttcttttacatttgcagaggagagctttacttccaactatgtatGTGGTGTAAGATGAGAATCTAATTTAATTATTCTGcatttggatatccagttttcacagcaccatttattgaagagattgtcttttcctTATTGTGTGTTTATGGCATTTTTGTCAAAATCAATTggactgtaaatgtgtggatttatttctgggctctctattctgttccattggtccatatgtctgtctttatgtgccagtaccatgctattttgatgaCTACAAATTAGTAGTAGATTTTGAAATCACATAGTGTGTTGCTCCCAGCGTTATTCATAATTATTTAGGTCTTCTGGGTCTTTTGAAGTTGTATTtgaattttaagatttctttctgtgtttgtgaaaaatgtcattagaCTTTTGATAGGGATTTAATTGAACCTGCAGATTGATTTTGAcactatgaacattttaacaatgttaattcttcCAGTCAATGAACATGGgacatatttccatttattaatgtcttcttcaatttattttaccagtgttttataattttccatgTACACATCTTCCAactttttggttaaatttattccaatTATTATCTTTTTCATAGTGATTCtaaacagaatttttttcctgactttttgggATAGTTTattgttaatgtatagaaatactactaaCTTTTGAATGGTAATTTTGGATAttacaactttactaaatttgtttattagttctaacagcttTTTTGGGGGGAGAGACTTTAGGATTTCTGTATCACACATCTGTAAACagagaaaatttaatttcttcctttctactttTGATGACTTGTACTTCATTTTATTGCTTAATTACTTAGGGTAAGAgttccagtatgatgttgaatagaagtggtgagagtagaaattcttgtcttattcccaatcttagaggaaaagctttcaactttttgcCATTGAATCTGATGTTAGTTGTGGGCTTGTCACATAtggtctttattgtgttgagaatTACATTCTTTCTGTaattaatttgttgagagtttttatcataaaatgatgttgaattttgtcagtttttcttCATCCATTGACATGATCATATAGTTTTGGTCCTCAATTCTCTtaatgtagtatttgcatatattgaaccatccttgtatctcagagataaatcccacttgatcaaagcagattatccttttaatgtgttgttgaatttggtttgctaggattttattaaggaattttgcatctatgttcatcagggatattggcctgtagtctTCTTttctattagtttcctagggtggctttggtattagggtaatgttgtcctcataaaatgagtttggaaatattccctcctcttcattttgttttggaagagtttgagaaggattggcattagttctttaaatgtttggtagagttTAGTAGTAATCCGttcctgggattttctttgatggaaaacttttattatttgttcATTCTCTTTGTTCATTATTGGTTTGGTCATATATTCTATTTCTTCACAATTCAGTCTTGTTAGATTGTATGTGgccaggaatttatctgtttcttttggGTTATTCAATTTGTAAGtctataattgttcatagtagtcttttgtgattcttcatatttctgtggtatgagttgtaatgtctcttctttcatttctcattttatttataagtcttctctcttttttatttgatttttaatgtattttcaatatctgtgttaaatttctcattttggttttttactatgttcctgatttttaaaaaatgatttctctgtattttccttTACTTCATGAAGCTTTAAAAGCAATTatgttgaattatttttcaggCTGTTTACATACCTCCATTTCTTTGGGGTCAGCAACTTGGAaattattgtgttcttttggTGGTATGATTTCTTGGTGTTTCATTGTTTCTTGTTACCCTCTTATTGATGTCTGCACATTTGGTGGAGTAGTCATCTCTTGCAAATTTCATTGGCTAATTTCAGTGTGGAAAGATTTTCTCTTATGGGGCATGATGGTGCTTTGCAATCCTTGTGGCCCAGACTGACACAAGGATATAATGGGATGGactgagtgggtgggatggattgGTTTTGGCACCAGTGGGATGTGGCTTTATAGTCTTTGTGTGGCCCTGTTAGCTGACGTCAATGTTGACCCAGATTTGAGGGATCCTCAGTGGCCAAATTCTTGGATGTTTGCAGTGACAGCAAGGGTTTTCAGGCTCGTTGCTGGTGGTGGCTGCTAAGgtcttccttatttatttttctcccactGGGGAAGTTGTGGCTTAGGGAACCATTTGACATGGTTCTGGTATGTGTGCTTCCTCTTAATATTGGTGGCACAAGTGTATTATGGGTAGCACCTATTGTGCAGCCATGTAACTGAGGCTTGGGTCATGGGCACACCTGAAGGAACTATGGTTCTGGGATATGGAATGATAATGACACTGGTGCATAGGGTGAAGACACTCCTGCCACCACATAGGTAACAGTGCTAGAGGTGTGAATGCTTTGAAGCAGCCAGGGAGCCAAGAATGGGAGCATAGATATATGTAGAGTTACAATGGCTCTGGAGTTGGGGTAGGGACTAACTTTCTGTGGAGGGTGAACTGGTGCCCAAAGTGTGGGCATGCTCAGAGAGACCTTGACTCCAGGGTCCAGAGCTTGCTCTAGTGATGGCCCAGTGTCTAATACATGGGTGGGTGCAGTGCAGTCACAGACCCTGGGTCTGAGTGTGAGCTCTCAAGGGGCAGCTGCAGTTTGGGGTTTGCATGGTGTTGGGGAGGTGGCAGCTCCTTTTCCAAAGTAGCTCAATAGCATCTGCTTCTTGCAGGTGGAGGCAGTACAGTTGTGTCTCCCTCTCTAGGGTTTCCTGGTGGGAATGGCTCTTGGTTATCTCAGTGGCATAAATGCTAGCGTTCTCTGCAAAGCAGGGATCATGATGACTACCACCACATGGCTGATACTAATTGCCTCAACCTTTCCTGTTTGTTCCTAACCATCTCCTGGCATCTCAAGTATGCAGATATCACTAGAAATCCTTCGTGTGTGGCTATTCTCCATGTTTTTGCTCCTCTGTATTGCTGCAGATTCTTTAATGGGCCCTTGAACCCTCTCAGAGCTATTTTGGTTTGTGGATAGCTGTCTCTCTCTCgctctagatatatatatataagatatatatatttatatattatattaatatatattatatatcattatatatattatatatataatagtatattatatatattatatatgtattttttgtgatGGGGATGAAGGCTAGTATCTTTCTTACTCCATAATCTTGGTGGTATCTCAGAAAACTTTCTTATGTCTCATAATTTATGTCTTTGCAGAGCCAGCCAGCCACTTTGTTGGTCATCGGGGCAGATAATCCATGGGTGCCAAGAACAATGTGACTGAGTTTGTTTTATTTGGCCTTTTTGAGAGCAGAGAGATGCAGCATGCATGCTTTGTGGTATTCTTCCTCTTTCATGTGCTCACTGTCCTGGGGAACCTTCtggtcatcatcaccatcaatgCTAGCAAGACCCTGAAGTCTCCCATGTATTTCTTCTTGAGCCAGTTGTCTTTTGCTGACATATGTTATCCATCCACTACCATACCCAAGATGATTGCTGACACTTTTGTGGAGCATAAGATCATCTCCTTCAATGGCTGCATGACCCAGCTCTTTTCTGCCCACTTCTTTGGTGGCACTGAGATCTTCCTCCTTACAGCCATGGCCTATGACCGCTATGTGGCCATCTGTAGGCCCCTGCACTACACAGCCATCATGGATTGCCGGAAGTGCGGCCTGCTAGTGGGGGCCTCCTGGTTAGCTGGCTTCCTGCATTCCATCCTGCAGACCCTCCTCACGGTTCATCTGCCTTTTTGTGGGCCCAATGAGATAGACAACTTCTTCTGTGATGTTCATCCCCTGCTCAAGTTGGCCTGTGCAGACACCTACATGGTGGGTCTCATCGTGGTGGCCAACAGCGGTATGATTTCTTTAGCATCCTTTTTTATCCTTATCATTTCCTATGTTATCATCTTACTGAACCTAAGAAGCCAGTCATCTGAGGGCCGGCGTAAGGCTGTCTCCACATGTGGCTCACACGTAATCACTGTCCTTTTGGTTCTCATGCCCCCCATGTTCATGTACATTCGTCCCTCCGCCACCCTGGCTGCTGACAAACTTATCATCCTCTTTAACATTGTGATGCCACCTTTGCTGAACCCTTTGATCTATACACTAAGGAACAATGAGGTGAAAAATGCCATGAGGAAGCTGTTTAGGGTCAAGAGGAGCTTAGGGGAGAAGTGACATTCCAGAGAATCTCAATCCAGCCAGGAAATTGGGAGACTTTCCATCTTGTAGCATCTAACACAGCCTTTTTATTTCCAGTCTGATGTTTGCAATGGCAATTATCCTCCTAGCTCTTGTTGTTATAATAATTCCACATATTCTTTCAATcctttattcattaaatatttattggatgtttACAGTGAGTGagaatacaaataaaagtaaGATATAATCTTTCCCTCAAGGAGAGTACAGTCCAGGATGCTTTTAGTGCGATATTTAAGAGCTCATTCAGGAAACGTGTGAGGGCCTGTGAATGAGGGAGTGTCTTGGAAGTCCAGATATCTcattgataaatgaataaaatcactACATAATTCCTTTGTGTTGCCTAACACAGTGCTCAATGGAATTCATTCTTTTAAGAGTAAAGAGCCACTTTACTCTTACCCTTTCATGCTCTCAGCaggcagataaataaataaataagtaaataaataatgtggAGAGGTCAAGGGATTTACTAAAAGTTACACTTTAACTCCAGAGCAGGGTGAGGACTAGAACACAGGTCCGTAAGTCAGCTTTCAGAGCTTTTCCTCAGGACCTCGTGTGACTAAATGGACACCAAGCAGGAATGACCAAGAACTTTTGAAAGACcaggaatgatggtgatgatgacttGGGATGATGAAGAGAACAACCAGGAAGAACAAGTTGTCAGCACTTCTTTCAGTGGTGCTGATTCCTCTCTCCAGCAGAACAGCTGACTGCTGCCCTCTTTAACCCCTGTTGCTTTGCTCCATTTTGCCGCTAGAGGGAGCCAAGTTTGTACAGAATGCAATTAAACGAGCCGGATTAGGTATCTCTTAAACATTCGTGGGTCATGTAACCTCATTGGGCCtcaatttccacatttacagaagGAGATATTGACAATACCAGCTTCAGAAGGCTGTGAGAGGACCTATAAGACTTTGTAAAGACCTGAATCAAAGTCTGTTGTTCAATGGTGGCTGCTAGCTGTTTTAACATAATATCTTCGATTCCCCTTTCTCTTCCTATTCACCCCTCTATCCCTGCCTTTCCCTCAAAGCCCTTGTAACCAAACTATCTGATTATTTCATTTACaccaaaaatgtttattgaacacttagCATTTGCTGGGTGATATTCCTGGGGCTAGAAGTACAgcacaaaagaaagcaggcaaAACTCTTTGTTCTCGTGGAGTTTATATTTCAGTGTGTGGTAAAAGCTGACCCTTACTGAATTCTTCCAATCTGCAGACactcttctaaatattttaattgtattaacTTTTTTGATCCTTTCAACAACTTCATGAATGAGATATAATCATCAGGAATGTGATGAGAGTTGGGTGAGAGTGCTGGTAGTAAAGAGGACTCATTAGTACCATCTGATGCTGAACAAACACAAATGC
Coding sequences within it:
- the LOC100992975 gene encoding olfactory receptor 4S1, coding for MGAKNNVTEFVLFGLFESREMQHACFVVFFLFHVLTVLGNLLVIITINASKTLKSPMYFFLSQLSFADICYPSTTIPKMIADTFVEHKIISFNGCMTQLFSAHFFGGTEIFLLTAMAYDRYVAICRPLHYTAIMDCRKCGLLVGASWLAGFLHSILQTLLTVHLPFCGPNEIDNFFCDVHPLLKLACADTYMVGLIVVANSGMISLASFFILIISYVIILLNLRSQSSEGRRKAVSTCGSHVITVLLVLMPPMFMYIRPSATLAADKLIILFNIVMPPLLNPLIYTLRNNEVKNAMRKLFRVKRSLGEK